The following are from one region of the Macrobrachium nipponense isolate FS-2020 chromosome 21, ASM1510439v2, whole genome shotgun sequence genome:
- the LOC135197450 gene encoding tigger transposable element-derived protein 1-like, which yields MVSSLQNPTHHNFHSVNFSSDTASADAAKFKDIFLKFILNEGYMPGQIFNVDKTVLYWKRMPEWSYIHKEAKTMPKLKTFKDRLTLLLGGNVTGYKLKPFMIYHSAKLGSLARKGKHMLHVHYRHNKKAQMTALLFEDWFMHCFIPEVKDYCRENSIPSKFCWFWTVLPATPAPLEILTKNVKVVFLPSNTTSLIQPMNQGALAMFKAYYLQNMFSQAVEAKDNEDKELRTFWEEFSVLNAILNIGRAWKEVTKECMNGIWKNLLKMYVNSIKGFDKDGAVVEINKKIVSLGKCLDLELEEEDIRKLIDVQDVEDLIEFAEEEEEIEEEPEQMFTIKAMAEAFASIEHGMKLFSKNGCELGTIC from the coding sequence ATGGTTTCATCGCTTCAAAATCCCACCCACCATAATTTTCATAGTGTGAACTTTAGCAGTGACACTGCAAGTGCTGATGCTGCTaaatttaaggatatttttcttaAGTTCATTCTTAATGAAGGTTACATGCCGGGACAGATCTTTAATGTCGACAAAACAGTGCTGTATTGGAAGCGTATGCCTGAATggtcctacatccacaaagagGCAAAAACGATGCCCAAGTTGAAGACATTCAAAGATAGACtgactcttctgcttgggggaAATGTGACTGGTTATAAACTCAAGCCATTCATGATTTATCACTCTGCAAAGCTGGGGTCATTAGCAAGAAAAGGCAAACATATGCTTCATGTGCATTACAGGCATAATAAGAAAGCACAGATGACTGCACTCCTATTCGAAGACTGGTTTATGCATTGCTTTATTCCAGAAGTGAAAGATTATTGTAGGGAAAACAGCATCCCTTCAAAATTCTGCTGGTTTTGGACAGTGCTCCCTGCTACCCCAGCACCATTGGAGATattaacaaaaaatgtaaaagttgtgtttctaccatcaaacacaacttctctcatacaaccTATGAATCAGGGTGCATTGGCTATGTTCAAGGCCTATTATCTTCAGAACATGTTCTCGCAAGCTGTTGAGGCTAAGGATAACGAGGACAAAGAGCTCAGAACTTTCTGGGAGGAATTCAGTGTTCTAAATGCCATCCTGAATATCGGAAGGGCGTGGAAGGAGGTAACAAAAGAGTGTATGAATGGGATTTGGAAAAATCTgctaaaaatgtatgtaaattcAATTAAAGGTTTTGATAAGGATGGAGCAGTAgtggaaattaataaaaagattgtGTCACTTGGGAAATGTTTAGATTTAGAACTTGAAGAGGAAGATATCCGAAAACTCATAGATGTACAAGATGTAGAGGATTTAATTGAAtttgcagaagaggaagaagaaattgaagaagagCCAGAGCAAATGTTTACAATAAAAGCAATGGCAGAGGCATTTGCTTCGATTGAACACGGAATGAAACTTTTCAGTAAAAATGGATGTGAACTTGGAACAATTTGCTGA